TTGAAGCGAATTAACATTTTAGCAAAGATGAAGGGTACATTGATCCAAATTTACGTGTCTTTCTTCCATCATttctttttgtcctttagtgTCTTAACAAGGAGAAAGATGTAAATATGAACCGACTGGCGTAGAGCCAAACAACACAAGGAAACCTCATCCTTTTATCTCAATATCCTGAAAACAGAACGAGTGGCTGCCTTCTtccttgagagaaaagaaagaagacaaTGGTGTAAGGGTGTGCAATGGGTTCAATAGCACAAAGTGTTTTAATGGCACTGACTGTAACAGTCAACCAGTTTGCTTCTTCAAACGTGCATGCAGTTCATAGGAAACAAGGCAAATCGCCATCCCCCACTTCTAAACCAAAACCAACCAATACAAAAACAATTACAGCCGCCGCAGCAAACGCTGGTGACACCGGAATTGCAAGGAGAGGTCTCATTTTATCCGCCGTGGCTTCCGCTCCTCAACTCAATGATTCCAGAACCGAGCTTCTCAAAAGTACCGTACCCACTTTTCTTTTGTTCCtttggttttttttctttttttgtttggtAATGTTAAAAAAGACTGAACGAAACAGTAAAAATTTGACAGAGTACTTGAAGAAAACAGAGGAAAACAAAGCCAAGAATGACAAAGAGGTATGCTTCTGAATTGGGATAATTTAAGTAaatggcccattttctccatgaTTTGCTTCTTAGTTTTTTTGGTTAGCAGAGAATGGAGAATTATTACAGGCGAAACTACAAGGATTACTTTGAATTCGTTGAAGGGACATTGAAAGGGAAGGACGAGCAGCAGCTAAGTGAAGCAGAAAAGGGTATTCTCGATTGGCTTAAAGCCAACAAATAAGAGATTCAGTCCATCAATCTTTGGACACGTACAGGTTCCAGTTGTTAGATATTTGTAACTCTTAAGTATAATCATGCTGTTTTTGCTGCAAATTGTAGTTTTTGACATTCAATAGATTTCTATTtggttatttaatttaattttgaaataaatgtaAGAAAAAATACATCACACTCAATTGGTAGGActcaatttataaaaaaaaaaaaaagccataaattagtaattaaattatttgaaaggtATTTTTTAAGTTAAGTGGCTATTAGATGTCTCAACTGCCCGTAagtttataatttgattattctaATTATTGGTAAG
This window of the Gossypium arboreum isolate Shixiya-1 chromosome 12, ASM2569848v2, whole genome shotgun sequence genome carries:
- the LOC108478356 gene encoding uncharacterized protein LOC108478356 isoform X2; its protein translation is MGSIAQSVLMALTVTVNQFASSNVHAVHRKQGKSPSPTSKPKPTNTKTITAAAANAGDTGIARRGLILSAVASAPQLNDSRTELLKKYLKKTEENKAKNDKEFFWLAENGELLQAKLQGLL
- the LOC108478356 gene encoding uncharacterized protein LOC108478356 isoform X1, yielding MGSIAQSVLMALTVTVNQFASSNVHAVHRKQGKSPSPTSKPKPTNTKTITAAAANAGDTGIARRGLILSAVASAPQLNDSRTELLKKYLKKTEENKAKNDKERMENYYRRNYKDYFEFVEGTLKGKDEQQLSEAEKGILDWLKANK